The Pocillopora verrucosa isolate sample1 chromosome 14, ASM3666991v2, whole genome shotgun sequence genome has a segment encoding these proteins:
- the LOC131773851 gene encoding uncharacterized protein isoform X1 → MDKTASLYCLPIERTSASSCWTSIPRCCCNCPQMSGNSNPREQNCNKNFLKCTPWRKKSLIRSTSRWTFLGLNSCLLRLLLLFWSLPNTVGSVFSGIISAKGIPRLRLWWILLIASLFGTILLPVVSSQESVQPKPSVKSKVLPNAVVYVGSVFSYNISEDVFDCNVNSIVVSETADRFLSHWLSYSSNKKQLYGVPSDKDKGTYNILVVALTKDTSLGGHVCGSQSFSIVVMSISEQLPVSVHLSTTGFSSNDHKPALGLSCPPGTQAILGTVVLNMDIQSLNGHQRMMLVVKMANHLSVDSSKLGFFSGEISNPITQQLDNPTVIAAGVGDGRFAKGTRSFITWNMACGALKLTDVGFSKLETAAQDGTISTLMGVPVVGWHVLSGTQKDMVRRRVRRQAQGIIAITPTPSASSTPPSRLSNMSTLVIVSKTVILTSASQNSTTVLPSVTPNRTVTKTTSVNINSTLFSQLTMKSIQSSTTGFNLTVSSLLVNKSMSSSSSIHLNLTESSQPPNKTAFASSSLIVTSSSVSIYPTTSIQLPNRTIFPSYSVSINLTTSSILPNRTIILSPSVSVSLTTSSQLLSATVFKSSSAVNINTSITSILTSSKLLLTVNSSSASRPTNIISANRTITISESHTPSLNSTFVTRTLSFILSASSPNKSTIVSSQNRSILSSLTMITLNTSQAVISSTIVPSASQGNISIAVRASSMTASLNRSTLVTSVSISSSFPSVLTTLQSTFPATSTAKLNSSIPNVSSLTLITQATVSVTVVPSSFMPVANTSLLITSAASHTSLSTVISTTSSNLSSITSKSTFLASSSSLILLPPNTTLVENLTSSAKTSSFVTSSMVILPSTPQPGNSTESKAISPMPTSSLFTSLVSSTMNNTEISLVKTSSLVPSLSSTSSVMLSSSATQMSSPSMLLLSSTIVNQTSGVQIFSSSTLQPNLTSSKTAVLPSSMSSPIVTNASEVTSVNATTTKRTALVNSTFEINRSSFIAVTTSAFPLTRTSGTRSFPSTFVANRSVVPTITSKGFQKSSVNISFSPKITTTAFVFSTISPSSTSQFTRMFSSIDLRPNLTRITDSSFFSMSVKLTTSSEVPVNSTIASSTKGSPTAVSSAVTKSVDSTLSARRTTSSAMSVVTSSSGHFNVNSSLMPSVLSSGKPIVGSSSTLMANLSSSVPVLESSTAFSVVFTPADTSVMNLSTTEMSTTQISPTTLSSIPTSSSASSLLNSQDQTTLLSKSDVSESSRIVQNSTTLFGASRTVSMNFSSLSSTSSLRKSTTEIDSTMSRMSSAISVVTSTVVSLPSITVIPTSVRVPPTSVTEILPSTTVIPTSATAIPTSVTDTLILSTHVTRGTRVVNSSSRLDSVFSRTPSSVQTSTAVTPTPVYRTTSILETSGSPSFASHNTTKKTLRSTEVIVNSSSTPSYSMVGSRMTTTKFSSAQINSTTVTQVNLTAVTHSYVTPVTQSNATSVTRFSTLQSSTFVVTPSKFIGSSIKSRITFSDTVKTSSITQITTLKLIQSSKTSTRTPVITDSGIRITQSTVEIAASSRIPTFSSSRFESMAKKSSVTDSAASRIVSSVTSLMTSGVTLDRTSSVTMQTEFAVTTLVSKSSTRKSSVTDTAGSRIVSSVTSLMTSGATLDRTTSVTMKTEFAVATLISKSPSGTQKMSSARSIVNVTKSLDQSFVPPSRSMTSSTLRSSVLRGLTASISTSILTSSTKFLTVVTKSTKLAATSSSPSSSSSSSSSTTTTEKGALTSKPSLVAETSTLHRSFTLTTLKIVSSSSSLLDKSSVGSRIPALSPTAASFSSRPLPSSSSLSPSNSTQTATLPGTTRTISVSPSSTSVVIPTTAPPNSPPEVINNLGRVIAPAGVALHYTIPEDTFYDREDGADTRNLSLSMKLANGSSIPEDFWLQFDSESQTIDGLPLDTHVPDGIMGQVLVVYAQDSRGAEALDAFEVLVVPSENPVVQELNIRITNEFVEFSRNVAQRLLLLKKIASYYEDADESNIRVLSFKAGSVIMSWTNDSLPTERCDEEKLQYVANKILLSNGEVRTEFREALKGFPVVSANEERMGVCNGSYPVITNAPIDAGARTSNEEGDLWYKHVLVGVLIVLVLIVLTVLLIWYCRRRRPKPSNEKRTFKKRKPIILEPEIELKPIPGKPLVLPDDSPSFPPSYISETSLDKPVSSDEDDEEDYGKGSPGVRYEPPPPFYGVLDDEDPRNTPPPAYQLPPMF, encoded by the exons atGGATAAAACAGCATCTTTGTATTGTCTACCAATTGAAAGGACGTCTGCATCGTCCTGTTGGACATCGATCCCTCGATGTTGTTGTAACTGCCCACAGATGTCTGGAAATTCAAATCCACGTGAACAAAACTGCAACAAAAACTTTCTGAAGTGTACTCcttggagaaaaaaatcacttataaGATCTACTTCAAGATGGACTTTTCTGGGATTAAATTCGTGTTTGCTAAGACTTTTACTGCTATTTTGGAGCCTACCAAACACTGTTGGCAGTGTTTTCAGTGGAATTATATCTGCAAAGGGTATACCAAGGCTTAGACTGTGGTGGATATTGCTGATTGCCAGTTTGTTTGGCACAATTTTGTTACCAGTTGTATCAAGTCAAGAAAGTGTACAACCTAAACCATCTGTGAAAAGCAAAGTGCTGCCTAATGCGGTTGTCTATGTTGGATCTGTATTTAGTTACAATATTTCAGAGGATGTATTCGATTGCAATGTGAACAGCATTGTG GTTTCAGAAACAGCAGATAGATTTCTCTCACACTGGCTGTCATATAGCAGCAACAAGAAACAACTATATGGTGTTCCCTCAGATAAAGATAAGGGAACTTACAACATCCTAGTTGTAGCTTTGACAAAGGACACTTCACTGGGCGGCCATGTTTGTGGGTCACAGTCATTTTCCATTGTTGTTATGTCTATAAGTGAACAACTGCCAGTATCAGTTCATCTCAGCACTACAGGCTTTAGCAGCAATGATCACAAACCTGCCCTTGGTTTGTCATGTCCTCCTGGAACACAGGCAATCCTGGGAACAGTGGTGTTGAACATGGACATACAAAGCCTTAATGGGCATCAGCGTATGATGTTAGTGGTTAAAATGGCTAACCATCTCAGTGTGGACTCTAGCAAATTAGGCTTCTTCTCAGGTGAGATTTCTAACCCAATAACACAACAACTAGACAATCCCACTGTTATAGCAGCTGGTGTGGGAGATGGTAGATTTGCCAAAGGCACAAGGAGTTTCATAACCTGGAACATGGCATGTGGTGCATTAAAGCTGACAGATGTAGgtttttcaaaacttgaaaCTGCTGCTCAAGATGGAACCATTAGCACACTAATGGGTGTCCCAGTGGTGGGGTGGCATGTCTTGTCTGGAACTCAAAAAGACATGGTACGACGCAGAGTTCGAAGACAAGCACAGGGGATTATTGCTATTACTCCTACACCCTCTGCATCTAGTACTCCACCCTCAAGATTGTCAAATATGTCCACTTTGGTCATTGTCTCAAAAACTGTTATTTTAACATCTGCAAGCCAGAATTCCACAACTGTACTTCCAAGTGTTACACCGAACAGAACTGTTACCAAAACCACAAGTGTTAACATCAACTCAACATTGTTCAGTCAGTTAACAATGAAAAGTATTCAGTCTTCTACCACTGGCTTTAATTTGACAGTGTCAAGCCTGCTAGTAAACAAAAGTATGTCATCATCCTCCAGCATACACCTCAACTTGACAGAATCAAGTCAGCCACCAAACAAAACTGCTTTTGCATCATCTAGTCTAATTGTCACATCTTCTAGTGTTAGCATCTATCCAACAACTTCAATTCAGTTGCCAAACAGGACTATTTTCCCATCTTATAGTGTGAGCATCAATTTAACAACTTCAAGTATTTTGCCAAACAGAACTATAATCCTATCTCCAAGTGTAAGTGTTAGCTTGACAACATCAAGTCAGTTACTCAGTGCCACAGTATTCAAGTCTTCAAGTGCTGTCAATATAAACACCAGCATAACAAGTATCTTAACCTCTTCAAAGCTTCTGTTGACAGTGAACAGTTCTTCTGCATCACGTCCAACAAACATCATTTCTGCCAATAGAACAATAACTATATCAGAGAGTCATACCCCATCTCTGAATTCAACATTTGTCACAAGAACGCTGTCTTTTATACTTAGTGCTTCTTCACCCAACAAATCAACCATTGTATCATCACAGAATAGATCAATCTTGAGTTCGCTGACAATGATAACACTGAATACAAGTCAAGCTGTAATTTCCTCAACTATAGTTCCTTCAGCATCCCAAGGAAACATTTCCATAGCAGTGAGAGCATCTTCAATGACTGCATCTTTAAACAGAAGCACTCTAGTCACATCTGTTAGTATTTCATCAAGTTTTCCATCAGTTCTTACTACGCTTCAGTCAACTTTTCCAGCAACATCCACGGCAAAGTTAAATTCTTCAATTCCAAATGTGTCTTCATTGACGTTAATCACTCAAGCAACTGTGTCAGTGACTGTAGTTCCAAGTAGCTTTATGCCTGTTGCTAACACATCACTGCTTATCACAAGTGCAGCCAGTCACACAAGTTTATCCACTGTGATATCCACTACCAGCTCAAATCTTTCATCCATCACATCAAAGAGTACTTTCTTGGCTTCTTCATCAAGTTTAATTTTGCTTCCTCCAAATACAACTTTGGTTGAAAATTTAACATCGTCTGCTAAGACAAGTTCCTTTGTAACAAGCAGCATGGTAATCTTGCCATCAACTCCTCAACCAGGAAACTCAACTGAATCAAAGGCAATTTCACCAATGCCAACATCATCTTTGTTTACAAGCCTCGTTTCATCGACAATGAACAACACTGAGATATCATTGGTCAAAACAAGTTCACTGGTCCCATCATTGTCAAGCACATCTTCAGTGATGTTGTCCAGTTCTGCAACACAGATGTCAAGTCCTTCCATGTTGCTTCTGAGTTCTACAATAGTCAACCAGACATCTGGGGTACAAATCTTCTCAAGCAGTACCTTGCAGCCCAATCTCACTTCCTCAAAAACTGCTGTTCTGCCATCATCGATGTCTTCACCTATTGTAACAAATGCAAG TGAGGTGACATCTGTGAATGCAACTACCA CCAAGAGGACTGCATTGGTGAATTCAACATTTGAAATCAATAGGTCATCGTTTATCGCCGTAACTACGTCGGCGTTTCCGTTAACAAGGACGAGTGGTACCCGAAGTTTTCCGAGCACCTTCGTCGCTAATCGAAGTGTTGTCCCTACCATCACTTCGAAAGGATTTCAAAAATCGAGTGTTAACATTTCGTTCAGTCCAAAAATCACAACAACAGCGTTCGTATTTAGCACAATTTCACCATCGAGTACTTCTCAGTTTACCAGAATGTTTTCAAGCATTGATCTAAGACCGAACTTAACTAGAATTACAGACTCGTCGTTTTTCTCAATGTCTGTAAAACTGACTACAAGCTCTGAAGTTCCTGTGAATTCCACGATTGCTTCAAGTACTAAAGGAAGTCCTACAGCAGTATCAAGTGCTGTCACCAAATCTGTGGACTCAACTCTCTCAGCGAGAAGAACGACTTCATCGGCAATGTCTGTTGTTACCAGCTCAAGTGGACATTTTAACGTTAACTCCTCGTTGATGCCGTCAGTGCTCTCCAGTGGCAAACCGATTGTTGGATCGTCTTCCACGTTGATGGCAAATTTAAGCAGTTCAGTTCCTGTGTTGGAGTCAAGTACcgcattttctgttgtttttacccCTGCAGACACCTCTGTAATGAATTTATCTACAACAGAGATGTCAACTACCCAAATCAGCCCTACAACTCTGTCGTCCATACCCACTTCAAGTTCAGCATCCTCACTTTTAAATTCACAAGACCAGACAACTTTGCTTAGCAAAAGTGATGTTAGTGAGTCCAGCAGAATCGTGCAAAATTCGACGACGTTGTTCGGCGCAAGCAGAACTGTTTCGATGAATTTCAGTTCTCTTTCGTCGACCTCTTCATTAAGAAAATCAACTACTGAAATTGACAGCACAATGTCACGAATGTCCTCTGCCATAAGTGTGGTAACCTCTACTGTGGTGTCACTACCCTCAATCACAGTCATTCCAACTTCTGTCAGAGTCCCACCAACATCTGTCACAGAAATACTACCTTCAACTACAGTCATACCAACTTCTGCAACTGCGATACCAACCTCCGTTACAGATACTTTGATTCTTTCCACGCACGTTACTCGCGGCACGCGTGTAGTGAACTCCAGCAGCAGACTTGACAGTGTTTTCAGCAGGACACCCAGCTCTGTCCAGACGAGTACCGCAGTCACACCCACGCCGGTGTACAGGACAACCAGCATCTTGGAGACCAGTG GTTCACCCTCTTTTGCGTCACACAATACAACGAAAAAGACTCTGAGAAGCACTGAAGTGATAGTGAACTCGTCCTCTACACCCAGTTACTCAATGGTTGGATCTCGAATGACCACTACTAAGTTTTCATCAGCACAAATTAACAGCACTACTGTCACGCAAGTTAATCTGACAGCTGTTACACATAGTTATGTGACACCTGTCACGCAGAGTAATGCTACATCTGTCACGCGATTCAGCACTCTTCAGAGTAGCACATTTGTAGTCACACCTTCCAAGTTTATTGGATCGTCGATAAAATCTAGAATTACTTTCTCGGACACAGTGAAAACTTCATCTATCACGCAAATAACTACTTTAAAGTTGATTCAGAGCAGTAAAACTAGCACTCGAACGCCGGTCATCACTGATTCAGGGATCAGAATCACGCAATCGACCGTGGAAATAGCAGCATCTTCAAGGATTCCAACATTTTCGTCATCAAGGTTCGAATCGATGGCAAAGAAAAGTAGTGTGACCGATAGTGCCGCGTCACGGATAGTCAGTAGCGTGACATCTCTCATGACATCAGGTGTGACACTTGATCGGACGTCTTCTGTTACTATGCAAACAGAGTTCGCTGTCACGACACTTGTTTCAAAATCATCGACAAGGAAAAGTAGCGTGACCGATACTGCCGGGTCACGGATAGTGAGTAGCGTGACATCTCTCATGACATCAGGTGCGACACTTGATCGAACGACCTCTGTTACTATGAAAACAGAGTTCGCTGTCGCGACACTTATTTCAAAATCACCGTCAGGAACTCAGAAAATGTCGTCGGCGAGGTCGATAGTTAACGTGACAAAATCCTTGGATCAGAGCTTTGTGCCACCTTCACGAAGTATGACCTCATCTACCTTACGGTCGTCGGTTTTAAGGGGTCTAACAGCCTCTATATCTACAAGTATTTTAACATCAAGCACCAAATTCTTGACAGTTGTGACCAAATCAACCAAATTAGCAGCcacatcatcatcaccatcatcatcatcatcatcatcatcatcaactaCTACCACAGAGAAAGGCGCTCTTACATCAAAGCCCAGCTTAGTTGCTGAGACAAGTACTCTGCACAGATCTTTTACACTAACGACACTCAAAATAGTATCCTCGTCATCCTCTTTATTAGATAAATCTTCCGTTGGAAGCCGCATTCCGGCTCTCTCGCCTACAGCGGCTTCTTTCTCTTCAC GTCCGCTTCCAAGTAGCTCATCTCTGTCTCCATCCAACTCGACACAGACTGCAACACTGCCAGGCACAACTCGGACAATTAGCGTGTCACCATCGTCAACCTCTGTTGTCATACCAACCACTGCCCCGCCCAATTCACCCCCCGAGGTTATCAACAACTTGGGCCGGGTGATAGCCCCCGCAGGTGTGGCATTACATTATACCATACCCGAAGATACTTTTTATGATCGGGAGGACGGCGCCGACACGCGTAACCTGTCGCTTTCGATGAAACTTGCGAACGGTTCATCGATCCCGGAGGACTTTTGGTTGCAGTTTGACAGTGAAAGCCAGACTATCGACGGATTACCGCTAGACACGCATGTACCTGATGGGATTATGGGTCAGGTGCTGGTAGTGTATGCTCAAGATAGCCGCGGCGCTGAAGCCTTGGACGCCTTTGAGGTTTTGGTTGTTCCATCGGAAAATCCAGTTGTGCAAGAGTTAAACATCAGAATTACAAACGAGTTTGTCGAGTTTAGCCGCAACGTAGCTCAGAGGCTTTTACTGTTGAAAAAGATCGCATCATATTATGAGGATGCGGATGAATCAAACATAAGAGTGTTGAGTTTCAAAGCGGGGTCAGTGATAATGTCATGGACGAATGACTCGTTACCGACAGAGAGATGCGACGAGGAAAAATTACAGTACGTTGCGAATAAGATACTACTTTCCAATGGCGAAGTAAGAACGGAATTTAGGGAGGCTTTAAAAGGCTTTCCAGTGGTGAGTGCGAACGAGGAGCGAATGGGAGTTTGTAACGGATCTTACCCCGTCATAACTAATGCACCAATCGACGCAGGCGCACGAACGTCTAATGAAGAGGGTGACTTGTGGTACAAGCACGTTCTCGTTGGTGTGCTCATCGTCCTTGTTTTAATTGTCCTAACCGTGCTACTGATCTGGTACTGTAGGAGACGGAGACCAAAACCTTCTAACGAGAAGCGTACCTTTAAGAAACGCAAACCCATCATTCTGGAACCGGAGATTGAGTTAAAACCAATTCCTGGGAAACCACTTGTTCTACCGGATGATTCCCCGAGTTTCCCGCCATCATATATTTCGGAAACCTCGCTTGATAAGCCTGTTTCTTCCGATGAAGATGACGAAGAGGATTATGGGAAAGGTAGCCCTGGTGTTAGGTACGAGCCTCCCCCGCCTTTTTATGGAGTCCTCGATGACGAAGATCCTCGGAACACTCCTCCGCCGGCCTACCAGCTACCCCCAATGTTTTGA